A genomic window from Winogradskyella sp. J14-2 includes:
- a CDS encoding Dps family protein → MSYLNIEDEKLLPTVVELNTLLADYHIYYQNLRNFHWNILGDNFFELHEKFEELYTDARVKIDEIAERILTLRYHPMSNLKDYLKTSSISEVSSKKTDKEMVKDILENHAILLKQMSKVINKAEQTNDEGTIDLIGAYIRELEKSSWMLNAFTKETASQLNEV, encoded by the coding sequence ATGAGTTATTTAAACATAGAAGACGAAAAATTATTACCAACTGTTGTAGAACTAAACACTTTACTAGCAGACTATCACATTTATTATCAGAATTTAAGGAATTTCCACTGGAATATCTTAGGTGATAATTTTTTTGAATTACATGAAAAATTTGAAGAATTATACACAGACGCCAGAGTAAAAATTGATGAAATTGCCGAGAGAATATTAACACTACGATACCATCCAATGAGCAATTTAAAAGATTATCTAAAGACGTCGTCGATTTCTGAGGTTTCTTCAAAAAAAACAGATAAAGAAATGGTAAAGGACATTTTAGAGAATCATGCAATTCTTTTAAAGCAAATGTCTAAAGTAATCAATAAAGCAGAACAAACAAACGATGAAGGAACTATAGATCTTATTGGTGCTTACATAAGAGAATTAGAAAAAAGCAGTTGGATGTTAAATGCATTTACCAAAGAGACCGCGTCTCAATTAAATGAGGTATAA
- a CDS encoding tRNA pseudouridine synthase A has protein sequence MFDKRFYYLIKIQYLGYRFHGWQKQPDVKTLHLMIDKTLKYILGETRFKTLGAGRTDAMVSANEAALELFIYNTPITDFTAFLDLFNYNLPQDIRALSIEEVDKDFNIIQDSKIKEYHYVFSHGQKNHPFCAPILTTILEPLNINVMKEGARLFKGTHNFKPYCYKATDKGEYRRTIEYCEIMDNAIYTANFFPQKSYVFIIRGKGFMRNQIRLMMGCLIKLGRGEVTLDYISNSLKEDSKEIMDYVAPASGLILHKLKFD, from the coding sequence ATGTTTGATAAACGCTTTTATTACCTTATAAAAATACAATATCTTGGCTATCGCTTTCATGGTTGGCAAAAACAGCCAGATGTAAAAACATTACATCTCATGATAGATAAAACCTTAAAATATATATTGGGCGAAACAAGATTTAAAACACTTGGAGCAGGACGAACAGATGCCATGGTTTCTGCAAATGAGGCTGCATTAGAATTATTTATATACAACACGCCAATTACAGATTTTACAGCTTTTTTAGATCTTTTTAATTATAATCTACCGCAAGATATAAGGGCTTTGTCTATTGAAGAAGTGGATAAGGATTTTAATATTATTCAAGATTCTAAAATAAAGGAATACCACTATGTGTTTTCTCACGGTCAAAAAAATCACCCGTTTTGTGCGCCGATTTTAACGACCATTTTAGAACCTCTTAACATCAATGTAATGAAGGAAGGAGCAAGATTATTTAAAGGTACCCACAACTTTAAACCCTATTGCTATAAAGCTACGGACAAAGGTGAATATCGGAGAACAATTGAATATTGTGAGATTATGGATAATGCTATATACACAGCTAATTTCTTCCCGCAGAAGTCGTATGTATTTATCATAAGAGGGAAAGGTTTTATGCGCAACCAAATTCGATTAATGATGGGATGTCTTATAAAATTAGGTAGAGGAGAGGTAACACTAGATTACATTAGCAATAGTCTTAAGGAAGATAGTAAGGAAATTATGGATTATGTTGCTCCTGCCTCTGGGCTTATACTTCATAAATTAAAATTTGATTAA
- a CDS encoding LytTR family DNA-binding domain-containing protein, with the protein MMLKTPYPFDPSLKHHAIIGLLLALWIFVFLFFSEPLDVNQFSFKEKLTYLPGYGMVGGFCYLIFLPFQRFLHKSLYSCWTILNEIVFLLSFCVLAITIARLYYLYIIMANERYPYTLGYMLKTILLPAAATILPIITVARYAFGKYYEKQLNNQKIEIKGSGNYEGLRLHFNDIVGIKSSDNYIEVQYLSGNALKKTLIRNKLSVIDKEFPKLIRTHRSHLINPYHFRQWKTDNGKYILILSHDIKTPVSKTYLQDVKSILDSTTN; encoded by the coding sequence ATGATGCTGAAAACACCTTATCCTTTTGATCCCTCACTAAAACACCATGCTATAATTGGTTTATTATTAGCACTTTGGATATTTGTGTTTCTATTTTTTTCAGAACCATTAGATGTTAACCAATTTAGTTTCAAAGAAAAACTTACATATCTTCCTGGCTATGGCATGGTTGGTGGTTTTTGTTATCTCATTTTTTTACCTTTTCAGAGGTTTTTACATAAAAGCTTATATAGTTGTTGGACAATTTTAAACGAAATAGTTTTTCTACTTAGTTTTTGTGTTTTGGCAATAACAATAGCGCGTTTATATTACTTATATATAATTATGGCAAATGAGCGTTATCCATATACGTTAGGCTATATGCTAAAAACAATTTTATTACCTGCTGCAGCCACTATTTTACCCATTATAACTGTGGCTCGTTATGCGTTTGGAAAGTATTATGAAAAACAACTAAATAACCAGAAAATTGAAATTAAAGGTAGCGGTAATTATGAAGGACTAAGGTTACATTTTAATGATATTGTCGGTATTAAATCCTCTGATAATTATATTGAGGTACAGTACTTATCTGGTAACGCATTAAAAAAGACACTCATTAGAAATAAGTTGTCTGTAATAGATAAAGAATTTCCTAAACTTATAAGAACCCACCGCTCCCATCTTATAAATCCATACCATTTTAGGCAGTGGAAAACAGATAACGGAAAATATATTTTAATACTCTCTCACGATATTAAGACACCTGTTTCTAAAACCTACCTCCAAGATGTAAAATCGATTTTAGATTCTACCACAAATTAA
- a CDS encoding S41 family peptidase has translation MKNLVIAFTVISISFASALWSQSPQCDCKADLDFIIEKLKKTPSYNKQIKNAALDEFNQTYQNLTKDLDSTISIIDCYKRIQDLITTVNDFHFNLYFNYKDEKSYLGRYSEDEISRLHKSLKSVNSKSIEGIYKLGKTEIKVGIKHKNKNIIEGFVLSSNDSLWQKGDILLVGSKNKFGKYNLTYYKSNNKQLQMLNNISFDNERLMSFKKLENLFNEEFKNDKTSNWEFKELNKDVQYLYMGSFNRNDANKKASKEFYRQIKNKLKAPYIIVDLRSNGGGASKISDPFLKLLKKTKSKIYIITNSFTISNGEQFTLKLKNETNSVHLGQTTFGALAYGSNYGNLYTTPSGYFSFYPTDMDFHNIYYKYEGFGIIPDITLEFDKDWVEQTLDIIKNETQKQ, from the coding sequence ATGAAAAATTTAGTAATTGCATTTACAGTAATTTCTATATCATTTGCATCCGCTTTGTGGTCTCAAAGTCCACAATGTGACTGTAAAGCTGATTTAGATTTTATTATTGAAAAATTAAAAAAGACACCGTCATACAACAAGCAGATAAAAAATGCAGCCTTAGATGAGTTCAATCAAACATATCAAAACTTAACCAAAGATTTAGACAGCACTATATCAATTATAGACTGCTACAAAAGGATTCAGGATCTCATAACGACTGTCAATGATTTTCACTTTAATCTTTACTTTAATTATAAGGATGAAAAATCATATTTAGGACGTTATTCTGAAGATGAAATTTCACGATTGCATAAATCTTTAAAAAGCGTTAATTCAAAATCTATAGAAGGTATATACAAGTTAGGTAAGACCGAAATAAAAGTGGGTATTAAGCATAAAAACAAAAATATTATTGAAGGATTTGTTCTTTCTAGTAACGATTCACTATGGCAAAAAGGAGATATTCTCCTTGTTGGCAGCAAAAATAAATTTGGTAAATACAACCTCACGTATTACAAGTCAAACAACAAACAATTACAGATGTTAAATAATATTTCTTTTGATAATGAACGACTAATGAGTTTTAAAAAATTGGAGAACTTATTTAACGAAGAATTTAAAAACGACAAAACTAGTAACTGGGAATTCAAAGAACTTAACAAAGATGTGCAATATCTTTACATGGGTAGTTTTAACAGAAATGACGCCAATAAAAAAGCTTCTAAAGAATTCTACAGACAGATAAAAAACAAACTCAAAGCACCTTATATTATCGTTGATTTAAGAAGTAATGGTGGTGGTGCAAGTAAGATTTCAGACCCTTTTTTAAAATTACTCAAAAAGACAAAATCCAAAATCTATATTATTACCAATAGTTTTACAATAAGTAATGGTGAACAATTTACTTTAAAATTGAAAAACGAAACCAATTCAGTTCACTTAGGGCAAACCACTTTTGGCGCTTTAGCCTACGGGTCTAATTATGGTAACCTATACACAACACCATCTGGATATTTCTCTTTCTATCCGACCGATATGGATTTTCATAATATATATTACAAATATGAAGGATTTGGGATTATACCAGATATAACATTAGAGTTTGACAAGGATTGGGTTGAGCAAACTCTGGATATCATTAAAAATGAAACTCAGAAGCAGTGA
- a CDS encoding zinc-dependent metalloprotease, translating to MKNFTIIIVMTFFCLNAYSVFAQQCAFDSQRELLLQDPSYVQQEQLAEQKIQNIIASGDLAQRNGAVYTIPVVVHVLHLGEAEGTGSNISDAQIQSSIDNLNDFYRGLTPGSSVDFEIEFELAQRDPNCGATNGINRIDASGLAGYSQYGVNVLNSNGANYSDIRSLVSWPQTDYLNIWIVTELDNNNGGFGFQGYAYFYNEIFSTHGSVMMSTVFGHDPGNTNGWGLNSNGDNSTVVHEIGHYLHLYHTFQGDDTNNDGISDACPADVAVGTDSDGCADTVPHQRETSTCPANNTCTGSPWVDNNTINNVMSYYFCTDRLTEDQKTRARAAINGSRIVDSKGDQEPELGFIAPASTCSPNSPAGTNLAGILSVELNSTTFISSTTDNDGGNLDRSVNCSGLFNIDTDNPYTINVEIAAGNFHQLGVWIDWNNDGDFDDDAETQHYSEDILGGSIVPVSLTYPTTIPYDSYVRVRLMTDVDNRYGGVSTINSACYSSLAYGQSEDYALYIEPGTLSIDNNDTFDLTIYLDNLNDEMIIKGQLLEISRADLYDMQGRLVKSEILDISSTQNTINVTGLNSGIYIIKVANSSQLKVKKVILD from the coding sequence ATGAAAAACTTTACAATTATCATTGTAATGACCTTCTTTTGTTTAAATGCATATTCTGTTTTTGCTCAGCAATGTGCATTCGATAGTCAAAGAGAATTATTATTACAAGACCCAAGTTATGTTCAGCAAGAGCAGTTAGCTGAGCAAAAGATTCAAAATATTATTGCAAGTGGTGATCTGGCTCAGCGAAATGGTGCAGTTTATACCATACCTGTTGTTGTACATGTATTACATTTGGGTGAAGCAGAAGGGACAGGTTCTAATATTTCAGATGCTCAAATTCAAAGCAGTATAGATAATCTTAATGATTTTTACAGAGGTCTTACTCCCGGCAGTTCAGTTGATTTTGAAATCGAATTTGAATTAGCACAAAGAGATCCTAATTGCGGTGCAACAAATGGCATCAATAGAATAGATGCTTCCGGTTTGGCTGGTTATTCGCAATATGGTGTCAATGTTTTAAACTCAAATGGTGCTAATTATAGTGATATAAGGTCCTTAGTTAGCTGGCCACAAACAGATTACTTGAATATTTGGATTGTTACTGAATTAGATAACAACAATGGTGGATTTGGTTTTCAAGGGTACGCCTATTTTTATAATGAAATTTTTAGTACGCATGGATCTGTAATGATGTCTACTGTTTTTGGCCATGATCCTGGTAATACTAATGGTTGGGGACTCAATTCAAATGGAGATAATAGTACAGTTGTACACGAAATAGGGCATTACCTTCATTTGTATCACACTTTTCAAGGTGATGACACTAATAACGACGGTATATCTGACGCTTGTCCTGCAGATGTAGCTGTTGGAACAGATAGTGATGGTTGTGCGGATACAGTGCCACATCAAAGAGAAACAAGTACATGCCCAGCCAACAATACTTGTACGGGAAGCCCATGGGTAGATAATAACACAATTAACAATGTTATGAGTTATTATTTTTGTACTGATAGGTTAACCGAAGACCAAAAAACAAGGGCAAGGGCTGCGATAAATGGAAGTAGAATTGTCGACTCTAAAGGAGATCAGGAACCAGAGTTAGGGTTTATAGCACCTGCCAGCACATGTTCACCAAACTCACCAGCAGGCACAAATTTAGCAGGTATATTGAGTGTTGAATTAAATTCTACCACGTTTATTTCATCTACAACAGATAACGATGGTGGAAACTTGGATAGAAGCGTTAATTGTAGTGGTCTTTTTAATATTGATACTGATAATCCCTATACTATAAATGTTGAAATTGCAGCTGGTAATTTTCATCAATTGGGTGTTTGGATAGATTGGAATAACGATGGTGATTTTGATGATGATGCTGAAACACAGCATTATTCAGAAGATATTCTTGGCGGTTCTATAGTACCAGTTTCTTTAACATATCCTACAACAATACCATACGATAGTTATGTTAGAGTGAGATTAATGACAGATGTTGATAATAGATACGGTGGAGTTAGTACAATAAATTCGGCTTGTTATTCGTCATTAGCATATGGTCAGTCTGAAGATTATGCGTTGTACATTGAACCTGGTACATTATCCATTGATAATAATGACACATTTGATCTAACTATATATCTTGACAATTTAAATGATGAAATGATTATAAAGGGACAGTTATTGGAAATTTCTAGAGCAGATTTGTACGATATGCAAGGACGACTAGTAAAGAGTGAAATATTAGACATCTCATCTACTCAGAATACCATTAACGTGACAGGACTAAATAGTGGAATTTATATTATAAAAGTTGCAAATAGCAGCCAATTAAAGGTTAAAAAAGTAATCTTAGATTAG
- the hisIE gene encoding bifunctional phosphoribosyl-AMP cyclohydrolase/phosphoribosyl-ATP diphosphatase HisIE, with the protein MNINFNKNNDGLVPAIIQDAVTKNVLMLGYMNEEALKKTLDTKLVTFFSRTKNRLWTKGKESGNVLNLIDIKLDCDNDTLLITVNPKGPTCHKGSDTCWYEANTESYGFLTQLENTIQSRVEAGNTEKSYVASLFEKGINKVAQKVGEEAVEVVIEAKDNNDDLFLNESADLLFHYLMLLQAKGFKLEDVVSTLKERHK; encoded by the coding sequence ATGAACATAAATTTCAATAAAAATAACGACGGATTAGTCCCAGCAATCATTCAAGATGCAGTAACTAAAAATGTGTTGATGTTGGGTTATATGAACGAAGAAGCGTTAAAAAAGACACTAGATACGAAGTTGGTGACCTTTTTTAGCCGTACCAAAAACCGACTTTGGACCAAAGGAAAAGAAAGTGGTAACGTTTTAAACTTAATAGATATTAAATTAGATTGCGATAACGATACGTTATTAATTACAGTAAATCCAAAAGGACCAACGTGTCACAAAGGAAGTGATACGTGTTGGTATGAAGCTAATACCGAATCTTATGGATTTTTAACACAGTTAGAAAACACCATACAAAGTAGAGTAGAAGCTGGTAATACTGAAAAATCTTATGTAGCTTCTTTATTTGAAAAAGGTATCAATAAAGTGGCTCAAAAAGTTGGTGAAGAAGCTGTAGAAGTCGTTATCGAAGCTAAAGACAATAACGACGATTTATTTCTAAACGAAAGTGCAGATTTATTATTTCATTATTTAATGTTGTTACAAGCCAAAGGGTTTAAGTTGGAAGATGTAGTTTCTACTCTTAAAGAAAGGCATAAATGA
- the hisF gene encoding imidazole glycerol phosphate synthase subunit HisF, producing the protein MLTKRIIPCLDIKNGRTVKGVNFVNLRDAGDPVELAKQYAVKGADELVFLDISATLEGRKTMIEMVLKVAEQVNIPFTVGGGISSIEDVDILLKSGADKISVNSSAVKRPELVNELSSKFGSQCVVVAIDAKQVNGQWKVHLAGGSIPTELDLFDWSKEVETRGAGEILFTSMNNDGTKNGFANKALAKLSDTVNIPIIASGGAGTIQHFTDTFKVGNADAALAASVFHFGEIEIKNLKEELKQEGISVRL; encoded by the coding sequence ATGCTAACAAAACGAATCATACCTTGTCTAGATATCAAAAACGGTCGAACCGTTAAAGGCGTTAATTTTGTTAATTTAAGAGACGCAGGCGATCCTGTAGAATTAGCAAAACAGTATGCGGTAAAAGGTGCAGACGAATTGGTGTTTTTAGATATTTCAGCAACTTTAGAAGGTAGAAAAACAATGATTGAAATGGTGCTAAAAGTCGCCGAACAAGTCAATATTCCATTTACTGTTGGTGGCGGAATTTCAAGTATCGAAGATGTAGATATACTTTTAAAATCTGGTGCAGACAAAATATCTGTAAATTCTTCAGCTGTAAAACGACCAGAATTGGTAAACGAATTATCAAGTAAATTTGGTAGTCAATGTGTTGTGGTTGCTATAGATGCTAAACAAGTTAATGGACAATGGAAAGTACATCTAGCTGGTGGAAGTATACCAACCGAATTAGATTTATTTGATTGGTCAAAAGAAGTTGAAACAAGAGGCGCAGGCGAAATTCTGTTTACGTCTATGAATAACGACGGAACTAAAAACGGATTTGCAAATAAAGCTTTGGCTAAACTATCAGACACTGTAAATATCCCGATAATTGCGTCTGGTGGAGCAGGAACAATTCAGCATTTTACAGATACCTTTAAAGTAGGAAATGCAGATGCTGCTTTGGCTGCAAGTGTATTTCATTTTGGTGAAATTGAAATAAAAAATTTAAAAGAAGAATTAAAGCAGGAAGGTATTTCTGTTAGATTATAA
- the hisA gene encoding 1-(5-phosphoribosyl)-5-[(5-phosphoribosylamino)methylideneamino]imidazole-4-carboxamide isomerase, translating into MRIIPAIDIIEGKCVRLTKGDYSTTKMYNENPLEVAKQFEDAGIEYLHMVDLEGAKADHVVNYKVLEKVATKTNLKIDFGGGLKSDDDVFTAFNSGARQITGGSIAVKNTDTFLRWINKYGTQKIILGADCKNEKIAISGWLEESSLEVVPFIQEYQKNGIQYVVCTDISKDGMLQGPSVDLYKKIINQCTNGSADQSVKLIASGGVTTIEDVEVLADIGCDGVIIGKAIYENRISLKELERFL; encoded by the coding sequence ATGAGAATAATACCAGCAATAGATATAATAGAAGGAAAGTGCGTTAGATTAACTAAAGGCGATTATAGCACTACAAAAATGTACAATGAAAATCCGTTAGAAGTTGCCAAGCAATTTGAAGATGCAGGTATAGAATACTTGCATATGGTCGATTTAGAAGGCGCTAAAGCAGATCACGTAGTCAACTATAAAGTATTAGAAAAGGTGGCAACAAAAACCAATTTAAAAATTGATTTTGGTGGCGGACTTAAATCAGACGACGATGTATTTACGGCTTTTAATTCTGGTGCAAGACAAATTACTGGTGGTAGTATAGCCGTAAAAAACACCGACACTTTTTTAAGATGGATTAATAAATACGGAACGCAAAAAATTATCCTAGGTGCCGATTGTAAAAACGAAAAAATCGCTATTTCTGGTTGGTTAGAAGAAAGTAGTTTAGAGGTTGTTCCGTTTATTCAGGAATATCAAAAAAATGGTATTCAGTATGTGGTATGTACAGATATTTCAAAAGACGGAATGCTTCAAGGTCCATCGGTAGATTTGTATAAAAAAATAATCAACCAATGTACCAATGGTAGTGCAGATCAATCTGTAAAACTTATCGCTTCTGGCGGAGTAACAACTATTGAAGATGTTGAAGTTTTAGCAGACATAGGTTGCGATGGAGTCATAATCGGGAAAGCCATTTACGAAAACAGAATAAGTTTAAAAGAATTAGAACGTTTTTTATAA
- the hisH gene encoding imidazole glycerol phosphate synthase subunit HisH, with protein sequence MKLVIIDYGAGNIKSIQFAFKRLGFEALLTNNPEEIKAADKVIFPGVGEASSAMQKLKESGLNRLIPQLKQPVLGICLGMQLMCKSTEEGHTKGLGIFDVGVKRFSNTVKVPQMGWNTINNLQSDLFKGVKDDEFMYLVHSFYAEQCKDAIATTTYDVAYASALQKDNFYGVQFHPEKSSLAGEQILRNFINL encoded by the coding sequence TTGAAACTTGTAATTATTGATTACGGTGCAGGTAACATCAAAAGCATTCAATTTGCTTTTAAACGCTTAGGTTTTGAAGCATTATTAACCAATAATCCTGAAGAAATTAAAGCAGCAGACAAAGTGATATTTCCTGGTGTAGGCGAGGCGAGTAGTGCAATGCAAAAGCTAAAAGAATCAGGTTTGAATCGTTTGATTCCGCAGTTAAAACAACCTGTTTTAGGGATTTGTTTAGGTATGCAATTAATGTGTAAATCTACAGAAGAAGGACATACAAAAGGTTTAGGTATTTTTGATGTAGGTGTAAAACGCTTTTCAAACACGGTAAAAGTGCCACAAATGGGTTGGAACACGATTAATAACCTTCAATCAGATTTGTTTAAAGGTGTTAAAGACGATGAATTTATGTATTTAGTGCATAGTTTTTATGCAGAACAATGCAAAGACGCAATCGCAACAACAACTTATGATGTAGCATACGCTTCAGCATTACAAAAAGATAATTTTTACGGTGTGCAATTTCATCCAGAAAAATCATCCTTAGCAGGCGAACAAATTTTGAGAAATTTCATCAATTTATAA
- the hisB gene encoding bifunctional histidinol-phosphatase/imidazoleglycerol-phosphate dehydratase HisB, whose amino-acid sequence MKKVLFIDRDGTLIKEPADEQIDSFEKLVFYPKVFTYLSKIAKELDFEIVMITNQDGLGTDVYPENTFWPVHNFVLQSFENEGVIFEEQFIDRTFAKDNAPTRKPNTGLLTKYFCEDYDLENSFVIGDRLTDVELAKNLGSKGIFINDNTNLGTDEITVKRDALDQFIALESNDWEEIYKFLKAKERTGSIERNTNETKIKIDLNLDGTGQSNIDTGIAFFDHMLDQIARHGQLDLNIKVEGDLEVDEHHTIEDTAIALGEVFATTLGNKLGIERYGFSLPMDDCFAQAAIDFGGRNWLVWEADFKREMIGKMPTEMFFHFFKSFTDGAKCNLNIKAEGTNEHHKIEAIFKAFAKAIKMAVKRDVEKMILPSTKGVL is encoded by the coding sequence ATGAAAAAAGTACTATTTATAGACCGAGACGGCACGCTAATTAAAGAACCAGCAGATGAGCAAATTGATAGTTTTGAGAAGTTGGTGTTTTATCCAAAAGTGTTTACCTATCTAAGTAAAATCGCTAAAGAATTAGATTTTGAAATTGTAATGATTACCAATCAAGATGGATTGGGAACAGATGTATATCCAGAAAATACGTTTTGGCCTGTTCATAATTTTGTACTTCAATCTTTTGAAAACGAAGGTGTTATTTTTGAAGAACAATTTATTGACAGAACATTTGCTAAAGATAACGCACCAACACGAAAGCCAAATACAGGTTTGTTAACCAAGTATTTCTGTGAGGATTACGATTTAGAAAATTCGTTTGTCATTGGTGACCGATTAACCGATGTAGAATTAGCTAAAAACCTTGGTTCTAAAGGTATTTTTATCAATGATAACACCAATTTAGGAACGGACGAAATTACGGTAAAACGAGATGCTTTAGACCAGTTTATCGCTTTAGAAAGTAACGATTGGGAAGAAATTTATAAATTCTTAAAAGCTAAAGAACGTACAGGAAGTATCGAACGAAACACCAACGAAACCAAGATTAAAATCGATTTAAACCTTGACGGAACTGGACAAAGTAATATCGACACTGGCATTGCGTTTTTTGACCATATGTTAGACCAAATTGCGCGTCACGGACAATTAGATTTAAACATTAAAGTTGAAGGTGATTTAGAAGTAGACGAGCATCACACCATTGAAGATACAGCAATTGCTTTAGGTGAAGTATTTGCTACAACTTTAGGAAACAAATTGGGTATAGAGCGTTATGGTTTTAGCTTACCAATGGACGATTGTTTTGCGCAAGCTGCAATAGATTTTGGTGGTAGAAACTGGCTGGTTTGGGAAGCCGATTTTAAACGCGAAATGATAGGTAAAATGCCAACCGAAATGTTTTTTCACTTCTTTAAATCCTTTACAGATGGTGCAAAATGTAACCTAAATATAAAAGCAGAAGGCACAAACGAGCACCATAAAATTGAAGCGATTTTTAAAGCATTTGCAAAAGCAATAAAAATGGCTGTAAAACGCGACGTTGAAAAAATGATTTTACCAAGTACAAAGGGTGTTTTGTAA
- the hisC gene encoding histidinol-phosphate transaminase, with protein sequence MKTTFNINNLVRPNIAALKPYSSARDEFKDATSNQMIFLDANENPFENGVNRYPDPQQKDVKSLLSKIKNIPTENILLGNGSDEVLDLIFRAFCEPNQDNIITLPPTYGMYDVLANTNAIDVLTVELDIDFQPKVEEILNTQNDDTKLLFLCSPNNPTANSFEASKIEKLLTNFNGIVVIDEAYIDFSEDKSWLSRLSDFPNLIVTQTLSKAYGMAGIRLGICYASTEIISILNKIKPPYNVNQLTQQKAIQRLENQQDVQNEIQNIILERRLLIKALASVTWINTIYPTQANFVLVKVDDATNRYNQLVEKGIVVRNRTNQPLCENCLRFTVGTSEENEKLIAVLKDLAGFTKPSWS encoded by the coding sequence ATGAAAACAACTTTCAACATAAATAACTTAGTCAGACCAAACATTGCAGCCTTAAAACCGTATTCTTCGGCGAGAGATGAGTTTAAGGATGCAACATCAAACCAAATGATTTTCTTAGATGCAAATGAAAACCCGTTCGAAAATGGCGTAAATCGTTATCCCGATCCGCAACAAAAAGATGTAAAATCGTTATTGTCAAAGATCAAAAACATTCCAACCGAAAATATCTTGTTAGGAAACGGAAGTGATGAAGTGTTAGACTTAATTTTTAGAGCCTTTTGTGAGCCAAATCAAGATAATATCATCACATTGCCACCAACTTACGGTATGTACGACGTATTAGCAAATACAAATGCTATAGACGTTTTAACAGTTGAATTGGATATTGATTTTCAACCAAAAGTAGAAGAAATTTTAAACACTCAAAACGACGATACAAAACTGTTATTTCTATGTTCGCCAAACAATCCAACAGCGAATAGTTTTGAAGCTTCAAAAATTGAAAAATTATTAACTAATTTCAATGGAATCGTTGTGATTGACGAAGCATATATCGATTTTTCAGAAGATAAAAGTTGGTTGTCAAGATTATCAGATTTTCCTAATTTAATAGTTACACAAACGCTGTCTAAAGCTTACGGAATGGCAGGCATCAGACTCGGGATTTGCTACGCATCTACCGAAATTATTTCAATTTTAAATAAAATAAAACCACCATATAACGTCAATCAACTAACGCAGCAAAAGGCAATTCAACGATTAGAAAATCAACAAGACGTTCAAAACGAAATTCAAAATATAATTTTAGAAAGACGCTTGTTAATAAAAGCGTTAGCATCAGTTACTTGGATTAATACTATATATCCAACACAAGCTAATTTTGTGCTAGTAAAGGTTGATGATGCGACTAATCGATACAATCAGTTGGTTGAAAAAGGCATCGTTGTTCGTAACCGAACCAATCAGCCACTTTGTGAAAACTGTTTGCGTTTTACGGTTGGCACAAGTGAAGAGAATGAGAAATTGATTGCAGTATTAAAAGACCTTGCAGGTTTCACAAAACCTAGCTGGTCTTAA